From the genome of Papilio machaon chromosome 9, ilPapMach1.1, whole genome shotgun sequence, one region includes:
- the LOC106712945 gene encoding lipid storage droplets surface-binding protein 1 isoform X3: MTFGCTLARTSQSKAEVRSPPPYLKHKITLYQTMMCVQKPGRAGLPQLEVVSRVAAIPIVESGIGVAERIYFRIKDSNPLIRWYLTVGERSLSTGVQMALPAVQLLQTPINQLDKFLCKSLDVVEKRVPSIYLPPQMMYSETREYVLRRADSVKQLGTAVLDSRMTAVTATALERALTTADKYVDKYLPPDYQDAADVVIIVTSAEGEGGEVGGTCEESGRACAAQAVQRGARLRRKLQRRLTRQALAEAKAIKEQIHVLVYVAELIATDPALAWKKAKQLYESLSCPEPENQARPATLEELVVLLARETARKVVHLVNYTHTDLSNNIRQGMSLISKHLSSAANALLKALPVDSAISEVRNWRSKLQALLHQLQETSKTYLEHLAIFLAGNEEREKITPRSMYAHRDDLAAINGVN; this comes from the exons ATGACCTTTGGATGCACTTTGGCTCGCACATCTCAGTCCAAAGCAGAAGTCCGAAGCCCTCCGCCGTacttaaaacacaaaattactTTGTATCAGACCa TGATGTGCGTTCAGAAGCCGGGTCGGGCAGGTTTGCCGCAGCTGGAGGTGGTGTCGCGCGTCGCCGCGATTCCTATCGTCGAGTCGGGCATCGGCGTCGCAGAAAGAATATACTTCAGGATCAAG GATTCAAATCCACTGATCCGTTGGTATCTAACCGTGGGTGAGCGTTCACTATCCACCGGCGTGCAGATGGCGCTACCGGCCGTGCAGCTGCTGCAGACGCCCATAAACCAGCTCGATAAGTTCCTCTGTAAATCGCTAGATGTCGTGGAGAAAAGAGTACCATCTATTTATTTACCTCCTCAGATG ATGTACTCAGAGACGCGTGAGTACGTGTTGCGTCGCGCTGACTCAGTAAAGCAGCTGGGTACTGCGGTGCTGGACTCGCGGATGACGGCTGTCACAGCCACCGCGCTGGAACGGGCGCTAACCACCGCTGACAAGTACGTCGACAAGTACCTGCCACCGGATTATCAAGATGCAGCTGATG TGGTGATCATAGTGACGAGCGCGGAGGGGGAGGGCGGCGAGGTGGGGGGGACGTGCGAGGAGTCGGGGCGCGCGTGCGCAGCGCAGGCGGTGCAGCGCGGCGCACGGCTGCGGCGCAAGCTGCAGCGCCGGCTCACGCGACAGGCGCTCGCAGAGGCTAAGGCCATCAAGGAGCAGATACATGTGCTAGTCTACGTCGCAGAACTG ATAGCGACAGACCCAGCTCTAGCATGGAAAAAAGCGAAGCAGCTGTACGAATCACTGAGTTGCCCGGAACCGGAGAACCAGGCGCGGCCAGCGACACTAGAGGAACTGGTCGTGCTGCTGGCGCGTGAGACCGCCAGGAAAGTCGTGCACCTCGTCAACTACACACACACAGATCTATCCAA CAACATTCGTCAAGGAATGTCGTTAATTTCAAAACATCTATCGTCCGCTGCTAACGCGCTATTGAAG GCATTACCTGTCGACTCCGCGATTTCGGAGGTTCGCAACTGGCGCAGTAAACTCCAAGCCTTGCTTCATCAATTACAAGAGACTTCCAAAACTTATTTG GAGCACCTCGCCATATTTTTAGCGGGGAACGAAGAGCGGGAAAAAATAACGCCGCGTTCAATGTACGCGCACAGAGACGATTTGGCGGCCATCAACGGCGTCAATtag
- the LOC106712945 gene encoding lipid storage droplets surface-binding protein 1 isoform X4, which produces MMCVQKPGRAGLPQLEVVSRVAAIPIVESGIGVAERIYFRIKDSNPLIRWYLTVGERSLSTGVQMALPAVQLLQTPINQLDKFLCKSLDVVEKRVPSIYLPPQMMYSETREYVLRRADSVKQLGTAVLDSRMTAVTATALERALTTADKYVDKYLPPDYQDAADVVIIVTSAEGEGGEVGGTCEESGRACAAQAVQRGARLRRKLQRRLTRQALAEAKAIKEQIHVLVYVAELIATDPALAWKKAKQLYESLSCPEPENQARPATLEELVVLLARETARKVVHLVNYTHTDLSNNIRQGMSLISKHLSSAANALLKALPVDSAISEVRNWRSKLQALLHQLQETSKTYLEHLAIFLAGNEEREKITPRSMYAHRDDLAAINGVN; this is translated from the exons a TGATGTGCGTTCAGAAGCCGGGTCGGGCAGGTTTGCCGCAGCTGGAGGTGGTGTCGCGCGTCGCCGCGATTCCTATCGTCGAGTCGGGCATCGGCGTCGCAGAAAGAATATACTTCAGGATCAAG GATTCAAATCCACTGATCCGTTGGTATCTAACCGTGGGTGAGCGTTCACTATCCACCGGCGTGCAGATGGCGCTACCGGCCGTGCAGCTGCTGCAGACGCCCATAAACCAGCTCGATAAGTTCCTCTGTAAATCGCTAGATGTCGTGGAGAAAAGAGTACCATCTATTTATTTACCTCCTCAGATG ATGTACTCAGAGACGCGTGAGTACGTGTTGCGTCGCGCTGACTCAGTAAAGCAGCTGGGTACTGCGGTGCTGGACTCGCGGATGACGGCTGTCACAGCCACCGCGCTGGAACGGGCGCTAACCACCGCTGACAAGTACGTCGACAAGTACCTGCCACCGGATTATCAAGATGCAGCTGATG TGGTGATCATAGTGACGAGCGCGGAGGGGGAGGGCGGCGAGGTGGGGGGGACGTGCGAGGAGTCGGGGCGCGCGTGCGCAGCGCAGGCGGTGCAGCGCGGCGCACGGCTGCGGCGCAAGCTGCAGCGCCGGCTCACGCGACAGGCGCTCGCAGAGGCTAAGGCCATCAAGGAGCAGATACATGTGCTAGTCTACGTCGCAGAACTG ATAGCGACAGACCCAGCTCTAGCATGGAAAAAAGCGAAGCAGCTGTACGAATCACTGAGTTGCCCGGAACCGGAGAACCAGGCGCGGCCAGCGACACTAGAGGAACTGGTCGTGCTGCTGGCGCGTGAGACCGCCAGGAAAGTCGTGCACCTCGTCAACTACACACACACAGATCTATCCAA CAACATTCGTCAAGGAATGTCGTTAATTTCAAAACATCTATCGTCCGCTGCTAACGCGCTATTGAAG GCATTACCTGTCGACTCCGCGATTTCGGAGGTTCGCAACTGGCGCAGTAAACTCCAAGCCTTGCTTCATCAATTACAAGAGACTTCCAAAACTTATTTG GAGCACCTCGCCATATTTTTAGCGGGGAACGAAGAGCGGGAAAAAATAACGCCGCGTTCAATGTACGCGCACAGAGACGATTTGGCGGCCATCAACGGCGTCAATtag
- the LOC106712945 gene encoding lipid storage droplets surface-binding protein 1 isoform X1 — protein MYEYPARIKLTSKMAGNGDAYSKIFNGRCMVGINRKNRGTINKRAEEYLKAVSNSLGEPAEVMCVQKPGRAGLPQLEVVSRVAAIPIVESGIGVAERIYFRIKDSNPLIRWYLTVGERSLSTGVQMALPAVQLLQTPINQLDKFLCKSLDVVEKRVPSIYLPPQMMYSETREYVLRRADSVKQLGTAVLDSRMTAVTATALERALTTADKYVDKYLPPDYQDAADVVIIVTSAEGEGGEVGGTCEESGRACAAQAVQRGARLRRKLQRRLTRQALAEAKAIKEQIHVLVYVAELIATDPALAWKKAKQLYESLSCPEPENQARPATLEELVVLLARETARKVVHLVNYTHTDLSNNIRQGMSLISKHLSSAANALLKALPVDSAISEVRNWRSKLQALLHQLQETSKTYLEHLAIFLAGNEEREKITPRSMYAHRDDLAAINGVN, from the exons atgtacgaATATCCGGCACGGATTAAATTAACGAGCAAAATGGCGGGAAACGGAGACGCTTATAGCAAGATATTTAATGGTAGATGTATGGTTggaattaatagaaaaaacagAGGGACGATTAATAAAAGAGCggaagaatatttaaaagcggTCAGCAATAGTCTTGGAGAACCAGCGGAGG TGATGTGCGTTCAGAAGCCGGGTCGGGCAGGTTTGCCGCAGCTGGAGGTGGTGTCGCGCGTCGCCGCGATTCCTATCGTCGAGTCGGGCATCGGCGTCGCAGAAAGAATATACTTCAGGATCAAG GATTCAAATCCACTGATCCGTTGGTATCTAACCGTGGGTGAGCGTTCACTATCCACCGGCGTGCAGATGGCGCTACCGGCCGTGCAGCTGCTGCAGACGCCCATAAACCAGCTCGATAAGTTCCTCTGTAAATCGCTAGATGTCGTGGAGAAAAGAGTACCATCTATTTATTTACCTCCTCAGATG ATGTACTCAGAGACGCGTGAGTACGTGTTGCGTCGCGCTGACTCAGTAAAGCAGCTGGGTACTGCGGTGCTGGACTCGCGGATGACGGCTGTCACAGCCACCGCGCTGGAACGGGCGCTAACCACCGCTGACAAGTACGTCGACAAGTACCTGCCACCGGATTATCAAGATGCAGCTGATG TGGTGATCATAGTGACGAGCGCGGAGGGGGAGGGCGGCGAGGTGGGGGGGACGTGCGAGGAGTCGGGGCGCGCGTGCGCAGCGCAGGCGGTGCAGCGCGGCGCACGGCTGCGGCGCAAGCTGCAGCGCCGGCTCACGCGACAGGCGCTCGCAGAGGCTAAGGCCATCAAGGAGCAGATACATGTGCTAGTCTACGTCGCAGAACTG ATAGCGACAGACCCAGCTCTAGCATGGAAAAAAGCGAAGCAGCTGTACGAATCACTGAGTTGCCCGGAACCGGAGAACCAGGCGCGGCCAGCGACACTAGAGGAACTGGTCGTGCTGCTGGCGCGTGAGACCGCCAGGAAAGTCGTGCACCTCGTCAACTACACACACACAGATCTATCCAA CAACATTCGTCAAGGAATGTCGTTAATTTCAAAACATCTATCGTCCGCTGCTAACGCGCTATTGAAG GCATTACCTGTCGACTCCGCGATTTCGGAGGTTCGCAACTGGCGCAGTAAACTCCAAGCCTTGCTTCATCAATTACAAGAGACTTCCAAAACTTATTTG GAGCACCTCGCCATATTTTTAGCGGGGAACGAAGAGCGGGAAAAAATAACGCCGCGTTCAATGTACGCGCACAGAGACGATTTGGCGGCCATCAACGGCGTCAATtag
- the LOC106712945 gene encoding lipid storage droplets surface-binding protein 1 isoform X2 — translation MYEYPARIKLTSKMAGNGDAYSKIFNGRCMVGINRKNRGTINKRAEEYLKAVSNSLGEPAEVMCVQKPGRAGLPQLEVVSRVAAIPIVESGIGVAERIYFRIKDSNPLIRWYLTVGERSLSTGVQMALPAVQLLQTPINQLDKFLCKSLDVVEKRVPSIYLPPQMMYSETREYVLRRADSVKQLGTAVLDSRMTAVTATALERALTTADKYVDKYLPPDYQDAADVTSAEGEGGEVGGTCEESGRACAAQAVQRGARLRRKLQRRLTRQALAEAKAIKEQIHVLVYVAELIATDPALAWKKAKQLYESLSCPEPENQARPATLEELVVLLARETARKVVHLVNYTHTDLSNNIRQGMSLISKHLSSAANALLKALPVDSAISEVRNWRSKLQALLHQLQETSKTYLEHLAIFLAGNEEREKITPRSMYAHRDDLAAINGVN, via the exons atgtacgaATATCCGGCACGGATTAAATTAACGAGCAAAATGGCGGGAAACGGAGACGCTTATAGCAAGATATTTAATGGTAGATGTATGGTTggaattaatagaaaaaacagAGGGACGATTAATAAAAGAGCggaagaatatttaaaagcggTCAGCAATAGTCTTGGAGAACCAGCGGAGG TGATGTGCGTTCAGAAGCCGGGTCGGGCAGGTTTGCCGCAGCTGGAGGTGGTGTCGCGCGTCGCCGCGATTCCTATCGTCGAGTCGGGCATCGGCGTCGCAGAAAGAATATACTTCAGGATCAAG GATTCAAATCCACTGATCCGTTGGTATCTAACCGTGGGTGAGCGTTCACTATCCACCGGCGTGCAGATGGCGCTACCGGCCGTGCAGCTGCTGCAGACGCCCATAAACCAGCTCGATAAGTTCCTCTGTAAATCGCTAGATGTCGTGGAGAAAAGAGTACCATCTATTTATTTACCTCCTCAGATG ATGTACTCAGAGACGCGTGAGTACGTGTTGCGTCGCGCTGACTCAGTAAAGCAGCTGGGTACTGCGGTGCTGGACTCGCGGATGACGGCTGTCACAGCCACCGCGCTGGAACGGGCGCTAACCACCGCTGACAAGTACGTCGACAAGTACCTGCCACCGGATTATCAAGATGCAGCTGATG TGACGAGCGCGGAGGGGGAGGGCGGCGAGGTGGGGGGGACGTGCGAGGAGTCGGGGCGCGCGTGCGCAGCGCAGGCGGTGCAGCGCGGCGCACGGCTGCGGCGCAAGCTGCAGCGCCGGCTCACGCGACAGGCGCTCGCAGAGGCTAAGGCCATCAAGGAGCAGATACATGTGCTAGTCTACGTCGCAGAACTG ATAGCGACAGACCCAGCTCTAGCATGGAAAAAAGCGAAGCAGCTGTACGAATCACTGAGTTGCCCGGAACCGGAGAACCAGGCGCGGCCAGCGACACTAGAGGAACTGGTCGTGCTGCTGGCGCGTGAGACCGCCAGGAAAGTCGTGCACCTCGTCAACTACACACACACAGATCTATCCAA CAACATTCGTCAAGGAATGTCGTTAATTTCAAAACATCTATCGTCCGCTGCTAACGCGCTATTGAAG GCATTACCTGTCGACTCCGCGATTTCGGAGGTTCGCAACTGGCGCAGTAAACTCCAAGCCTTGCTTCATCAATTACAAGAGACTTCCAAAACTTATTTG GAGCACCTCGCCATATTTTTAGCGGGGAACGAAGAGCGGGAAAAAATAACGCCGCGTTCAATGTACGCGCACAGAGACGATTTGGCGGCCATCAACGGCGTCAATtag
- the LOC106712915 gene encoding uncharacterized protein LOC106712915 isoform X1 — MSDWQLECTELKQRGAYLLQSGQWSDCTFLVGTEPHQVVLSGHKLILAMSSPVFEAMFYGGMAERNDPIPILDVQIEAFKALLEYIYTGNINISSFDKACELCYGAKKYMLPHLVKECTRYLWSDLYPRNACRAYEFARLFEENVLMEKCIQIISTNTKEVLNDNSFEEVELNTVITVFSLDHLNVDSELDLFEAAVRYAKALDKRTTERSVSPPADVVEPQKSPAPSTSKDQSEPSTAEVTIEPKVVNIESSAENSPVPVTEACRVEPDQPEIVSDPVPPPEEPKKTRDGKEKPTIRSAIEKIRFLTLTPQQFAEGPARSSLLTESEAFAVLMNILSSNSDVPMPRGFSTCRVPRKQLIGGGPSCNMPTFTVDTPSPVSVEQAWNMPMPCYMYQRPPRHDAVRLSSMVNNQSHSGLGVPEPALDLNKIYCQRPLIHHTDCMNTSILDCSATFMVDKNICLLGVQVPTQAPSEEAGGTNSGVVGAGGVGGAGSAGGYCELLYAHLLDADGARLTYTHYTGRVPYRHLLDIMFNRPVYIQRNKVYKVGIVFNKVGWYPMGRCAQQVATDSVFFNFGVGQSSDSVRDGLIRSIIFTY, encoded by the exons ATGAGTGATTGGCAATTAGAATGTACGGAATTAAAGCAAAGAGGTGCATATCTTTTGCAATCTGGCCAATGGTCGGATTGTACGTTCTTGGTGGGCACGGAGCCCCATCAAGTAGTGCTGTCTGGCCATAAATTGATCTTGGCAATGTCGTCTCCTGTATTCGAAGCTATGTTTTACGGCGGGATGGCGGAGAGGAATGATCCTATACCTATTTTGGATGTGCAAATTGAAGCATTTAAAGCACTACTGGA ataTATCTACAcaggtaatattaatataagttcATTTGACAAAGCGTGTGAGTTGTGCTATGGAGCTAAGAAGTACATGCTACCTCATCTTGTTAAGGAGTGTACCAGATATCTATGGTCAGATCTGTATCCAAGAAATGCTTGCAGAGCATATGAGTTTGCAAGGCTCTTTGAAGAAAATGTCTTAATGGAAAAATGTATACAG ataaTTAGCACTAACACAAAAGAAGTTCTAAATGACAACAGTTTTGAGGAAGTGGAATTAAACACAGTTATAACTGTATTTTCCCTGGACCATTTGAATGTGGACAGCGAACTTGATCTATTTGAAGCAGCTGTGAGATATGCTAAGGCATTAGACAAGAGGACAACAGAGAGAAGTGTCAGTCCGCCCGCAGACGTTGTAGAACCCCAGAAGAGTCCAGCACCATCTACATCTAAAGATCAA TCAGAGCCAAGTACCGCTGAAGTGACAATTGAGCCAAAGGTAGTAAACATAGAAAGTAGTGCAGAGAACAGTCCTGTACCAGTAACAGAGGCCTGTCGGGTAGAGCCTGATCAGCCTGAGATTGTGTCAGATCCAGTGCCTCCACCTGAGGAGCCTAAGAAAACGAGag ATGGAAAAGAAAAACCGACAATCCGCAGTGCAATAGAAAAGATAAGATTCCTGACGTTGACACCTCAGCAGTTCGCTGAAGGTCCAGCCCGTTCCTCATTACTGACAGAGTCTGAGGCATTTGCGGTGCTCATGAATATTCTATCCAGTAACTCGGATGTGCCAATGCCCCGAGGATTCTCAACCTGCAGGGTGCCCAGGAAACAGTTGATTGGTGGTGGACCTTCTTGTAAT ATGCCAACATTTACGGTGGACACACCCAGTCCTGTGTCCGTGGAGCAGGCCTGGAACATGCCCATGCCCTGCTACATGTATCAGCGTCCGCCACGACATGACG CAGTGCGTCTCTCATCAATGGTGAACAACCAGTCCCACTCGGGTCTGGGTGTACCGGAGCCTGCGCTGGACCTCAACAAGATCTACTGCCAGCGTCCCCTAATACACCATACTGACTGCATGAACACCAGCATCCTGGACTGTTCAGCTACATTCATGGTCGATAAGAACATCTGTCTGCTGGGTGTTCAG GTGCCAACGCAAGCTCCTAGCGAGGAGGCTGGCGGCACTAACTCTGGTGTGGTGGGTGCTGGGGGTGTGGGGGGTGCGGGTAGTGCGGGCGGCTACTGCGAGCTACTGTACGCTCATCTGTTGGACGCTGACGGCGCTCGTCTCACATATACTCACTACACCGGCCGAGTACCATACCGACATCTTCTGGACATCATGTTTAACAGACCAGTATACATACAGAGGAATAAG GTATATAAGGTGGGCATAGTGTTCAACAAAGTTGGCTGGTACCCGATGGGTCGGTGTGCTCAGCAAGTGGCCACTGATTCTGTTTTCTTTAACTTCGGTGTGGGTCAAAGCAGTGACTCGGTCCGGGATGGGTTGATACGTTCCATTATATTCACCTACTAA
- the LOC106712915 gene encoding uncharacterized protein LOC106712915 isoform X2, protein MSDWQLECTELKQRGAYLLQSGQWSDCTFLVGTEPHQVVLSGHKLILAMSSPVFEAMFYGGMAERNDPIPILDVQIEAFKALLEYIYTGNINISSFDKACELCYGAKKYMLPHLVKECTRYLWSDLYPRNACRAYEFARLFEENVLMEKCIQIISTNTKEVLNDNSFEEVELNTVITVFSLDHLNVDSELDLFEAAVRYAKALDKRTTERSVSPPADVVEPQKSPAPSTSKDQSEPSTAEVTIEPKVVNIESSAENSPVPVTEACRVEPDQPEIVSDPVPPPEEPKKTRDGKEKPTIRSAIEKIRFLTLTPQQFAEGPARSSLLTESEAFAVLMNILSSNSDVPMPRGFSTCRVPRKQLIGGGPSCNMPTFTVDTPSPVSVEQAWNMPMPCYMYQRPPRHDVRLSSMVNNQSHSGLGVPEPALDLNKIYCQRPLIHHTDCMNTSILDCSATFMVDKNICLLGVQVPTQAPSEEAGGTNSGVVGAGGVGGAGSAGGYCELLYAHLLDADGARLTYTHYTGRVPYRHLLDIMFNRPVYIQRNKVYKVGIVFNKVGWYPMGRCAQQVATDSVFFNFGVGQSSDSVRDGLIRSIIFTY, encoded by the exons ATGAGTGATTGGCAATTAGAATGTACGGAATTAAAGCAAAGAGGTGCATATCTTTTGCAATCTGGCCAATGGTCGGATTGTACGTTCTTGGTGGGCACGGAGCCCCATCAAGTAGTGCTGTCTGGCCATAAATTGATCTTGGCAATGTCGTCTCCTGTATTCGAAGCTATGTTTTACGGCGGGATGGCGGAGAGGAATGATCCTATACCTATTTTGGATGTGCAAATTGAAGCATTTAAAGCACTACTGGA ataTATCTACAcaggtaatattaatataagttcATTTGACAAAGCGTGTGAGTTGTGCTATGGAGCTAAGAAGTACATGCTACCTCATCTTGTTAAGGAGTGTACCAGATATCTATGGTCAGATCTGTATCCAAGAAATGCTTGCAGAGCATATGAGTTTGCAAGGCTCTTTGAAGAAAATGTCTTAATGGAAAAATGTATACAG ataaTTAGCACTAACACAAAAGAAGTTCTAAATGACAACAGTTTTGAGGAAGTGGAATTAAACACAGTTATAACTGTATTTTCCCTGGACCATTTGAATGTGGACAGCGAACTTGATCTATTTGAAGCAGCTGTGAGATATGCTAAGGCATTAGACAAGAGGACAACAGAGAGAAGTGTCAGTCCGCCCGCAGACGTTGTAGAACCCCAGAAGAGTCCAGCACCATCTACATCTAAAGATCAA TCAGAGCCAAGTACCGCTGAAGTGACAATTGAGCCAAAGGTAGTAAACATAGAAAGTAGTGCAGAGAACAGTCCTGTACCAGTAACAGAGGCCTGTCGGGTAGAGCCTGATCAGCCTGAGATTGTGTCAGATCCAGTGCCTCCACCTGAGGAGCCTAAGAAAACGAGag ATGGAAAAGAAAAACCGACAATCCGCAGTGCAATAGAAAAGATAAGATTCCTGACGTTGACACCTCAGCAGTTCGCTGAAGGTCCAGCCCGTTCCTCATTACTGACAGAGTCTGAGGCATTTGCGGTGCTCATGAATATTCTATCCAGTAACTCGGATGTGCCAATGCCCCGAGGATTCTCAACCTGCAGGGTGCCCAGGAAACAGTTGATTGGTGGTGGACCTTCTTGTAAT ATGCCAACATTTACGGTGGACACACCCAGTCCTGTGTCCGTGGAGCAGGCCTGGAACATGCCCATGCCCTGCTACATGTATCAGCGTCCGCCACGACATGACG TGCGTCTCTCATCAATGGTGAACAACCAGTCCCACTCGGGTCTGGGTGTACCGGAGCCTGCGCTGGACCTCAACAAGATCTACTGCCAGCGTCCCCTAATACACCATACTGACTGCATGAACACCAGCATCCTGGACTGTTCAGCTACATTCATGGTCGATAAGAACATCTGTCTGCTGGGTGTTCAG GTGCCAACGCAAGCTCCTAGCGAGGAGGCTGGCGGCACTAACTCTGGTGTGGTGGGTGCTGGGGGTGTGGGGGGTGCGGGTAGTGCGGGCGGCTACTGCGAGCTACTGTACGCTCATCTGTTGGACGCTGACGGCGCTCGTCTCACATATACTCACTACACCGGCCGAGTACCATACCGACATCTTCTGGACATCATGTTTAACAGACCAGTATACATACAGAGGAATAAG GTATATAAGGTGGGCATAGTGTTCAACAAAGTTGGCTGGTACCCGATGGGTCGGTGTGCTCAGCAAGTGGCCACTGATTCTGTTTTCTTTAACTTCGGTGTGGGTCAAAGCAGTGACTCGGTCCGGGATGGGTTGATACGTTCCATTATATTCACCTACTAA